In Corylus avellana chromosome ca2, CavTom2PMs-1.0, the following proteins share a genomic window:
- the LOC132169415 gene encoding F-box protein CPR1-like, with amino-acid sequence MTNILPQELITEILSLLLVKPLMRFQCVSKAWFVTINDPDFIKMHLNRSIETNRERALIADANNGILPHSYYLVNFSDNKRFSEPMEICPPFNHPTTRFIKIVGHCNGLICLHICPFCCSNIEERNKYPNEIVIWNPLIRKYKKLPFKPIENPDDYELKLAFGYDQINDDYKVVRILKPLLASVSEVCHHVYSLRGNSWRKVEDKWPRKDLYLNMNLSASLNGALHWVAGRRRGLTSAIIAFDLSTEKFRVHALPIEINFLEYNTHLVVLGGCLCVWEANCQQFFDVWVMKEYGVAASNWTLLYRLPQGSQQTPSYAMPVALSNNGKEVLMHEYSGKLYWYNIKKKRSRIVEIQKSIEKCDLNIVVVGSLLLLDGELDH; translated from the coding sequence ATGACGAATATACTCCCGCAAGAGCTCATCACCGAAATTCTTTCTCTACTGCTCGTCAAACCTCTGATGCGTTTTCAATGCGTTTCCAAGGCATGGTTTGTCACAATCAACGACCCAGATTTCATCAAGATGCACCTCAATCGCTCCATTGAGACCAACAGAGAACGCGCTCTCATTGCAGATGCAAACAACGGCATTCTGCCGCACTCTTACTACTTGGTAAACTTTTCCGACAATAAACGGTTCAGTGAGCCGATGGAGATCTGCCCGCCATTCAACCATCCAACAACAAGGTTCATTAAAATTGTAGGCCATTGCAACGGCCTGATTTGCCTTCATATCTGTCCCTTTTGTTGCTCCAAtattgaagaaagaaacaaatatcCCAATGAGATTGTGATTTGGAATCCATTgatcagaaaatacaaaaagttaCCCTTTAAGCCCATAGAAAATCCTGATGATTATGAGTTAAAACTAGCATTTGGGTATGACCAAATCAACGACGACTACAAGGTTGTAAGGATTTTGAAGCCCCTTCTTGCAAGTGTCTCCGAAGTTTGCCATCATGTATATAGTCTTAGAGGAAATTCCTGGAGAAAGGTGGAAGACAAATGGCCTCGCAAGGATTTGTATTTGAATATGAATTTGTCGGCTTCCTTGAACGGTGCTTTGCATTGGGTGGCTGGTCGGAGGCGGGGGTTAACAAGTGCCATTATCGCATTCGATCTCAGCACGGAGAAATTTCGAGTCCATGCGCTTCCGATTGAAATTAACTTTTTAGAATACAATACACATTTGGTGGTCTTGGGAGGATGCCTGTGTGTTTGGGAGGCTAATTGTCAACAATTTTTTGACGTTTGGGTGATGAAGGAGTACGGGGTGGCGGCGAGCAATTGGACACTGCTTTATAGGTTGCCGCAGGGTTCGCAACAAACTCCTTCCTACGCCATGCCTGTAGCCCTCTCAAACAACGGCAAAGAGGTTTTGATGCATGAGTACTCAGGGAAACTTTATTGgtataacataaaaaagaagagaagcaggaTTGTTGAGATTCAGAAAAGTATCGAAAAATGCGACTTGAACATTGTTGTTGTGGGAAGCCTCCTTCTCCTTGATGGGGAGCTTGACCATTGA
- the LOC132169416 gene encoding glucan endo-1,3-beta-D-glucosidase-like yields the protein MAKSALSRSIPLLFLLLLSLNSEGPLKHANAKGNSSWCVAKPSSSDAELTANINFSCDQLKDCKLIQEGGPCFLPNTLIHHASVVMNLYYKQMGQNSWNCDFISSALITLTDPSNDCCTYA from the exons ATGGCTAAATCAGCTCTTTCACGTTCCATTCCCCTCCTTTTCCTTCTGCTTTTGTCCCTCAATTCAG AAGGGCCTCTGAAGCATGCTAATGCAAAG GGGAATAGTAGTTGGTGTGTTGCCAAGCCTTCTTCAAGCGATGCAGAACTGACAGCAAACATCAACTTCTCCTGCGATCAACTGAAAGATTGCAAGCTGATACAAGAAGGAGGCCCATGCTTTTTACCCAACACCCTCATTCACCATGCTTCCGTTGTCATGAATCTTTACTACAAACAGATGGGCCAAAACAGCTGGAACTGTGACTTCATCAGCTCTGCTCTCATCACTCTCACTGATCCAA GTAATGATTGCTGCACTTATGCTTAG
- the LOC132169417 gene encoding F-box protein CPR1-like, which produces MTNILPQELITEILSLLLVKPLLRFQCVSKAWFVVINDPDFIKMHLNRSIETNRERALIADANNAILPQTYYSVNFSDKQQKYKKLPFKPIEIPDDYVFKVAFGYDQINDNYKVVRILKPRPHLARVAEVGDLVYSLGGNSWRKVEDKWPRKDLYLHMHRSASLNGALHWVADRSGLTSAIIAFDLSTEKFRVHALPIKIKSCAFEYNTHLVVLGGCLCVWEANCEQFFDVWVMKEYGVAASNWRRLYRLPHSPQQTPSYSKPLALSNSGEEVLMHEFSGKLYCYNIKKKRSRIVEIQKRIEKCELNLLVVGSLLLLDGMIELEIG; this is translated from the exons ATGACGAATATACTCCCGCAAGAGCTCATCACCGAAATACTTTCTCTACTACTCGTCAAACCTCTGCTGCGTTTTCAATGCGTTTCCAAGGCATGGTTTGTTGTAATCAACGACCCAGATTTCATCAAGATGCACCTCAATCGCTCCATTGAGACCAACCGAGAACGCGCTCTCATTGCAGATGCAAACAACGCAATTCTGCCACAGACTTACTACTCGGTAAACTTTTCCGACAAGCAACA aaaatacaaaaagttaCCCTTTAAGCCGATAGAAATTCCTGATGATTATGTGTTCAAAGTAGCATTTGGGTATGACCAAATCAACGACAACTACAAGGTTGTAAGGATTTTGAAGCCCCGGCCACATCTTGCACGTGTCGCCGAAGTTGGTGATCTTGTATATAGTCTTGGAGGAAATTCTTGGAGAAAGGTGGAAGACAAATGGCCTCGCAAGGATTTGTATTTGCATATGCATCGCTCGGCTTCCTTGAACGGTGCTTTGCATTGGGTGGCTGATCGGAGTGGGTTAACAAGTGCCATTATCGCATTCGATCTCAGCACCGAGAAATTTCGAGTGCATGCACTTCcgattaaaattaaatcttgcGCATTCGAATACAATACACATTTGGTGGTCTTGGGAGGATGCCTGTGTGTTTGGGAGGCTAATTGTGAACAATTTTTTGACGTTTGGGTGATGAAGGAGTACGGGGTGGCGGCGAGCAATTGGAGACGGCTTTATAGGTTGCCGCATAGTCCACAACAAACTCCTTCCTACTCCAAGCCTTTAGCCCTCTCAAACAGTGGCGAAGAGGTTTTGATGCATGAGTTTTCAGGGAAACTTTATTGttataacataaaaaagaaaagaagcaggaTTGTCGAGATTCAGAAAAGGATCGAAAAATGCGAGTTGAACCTTCTTGTTGTGGGAAGCCTCCTCCTCCTTGATGGGATGATAGAATTAGAGATTGGATGA
- the LOC132169419 gene encoding F-box protein CPR1-like, whose product MTPLPKDIITEILFRLQVKPLLRFQCVSKPLFALINGPYFINMHLRRSIENNRERTLIAEETPYSNMPRDFCGPHFYALNFSDIPNISDDDLDWAPPVKIFQPFSLPTKIKLDTAIIGCCNGLVCLHTSLCSGLYRNINPIDPSETVIWNPLIRKYKKLPFKPVENSDNYELELAFGYDHVNDDYKVLRILKYRNHPQVLRKVDHVYSLRTHSWRIVEDQWLYKELGSFIFSGPVSSNGALHWVVRVEGRSLSTIVAFDLATEKFRVHALPCPLLQSNNICLDVLRGWLCVCSDYDCRFTRVWVMKEYGVVSSWTPLDTLGETPIYCKPLVFSKDGKEVFMKESFRRCFWDDIKDNTLSSRLKYFKKYTLLVGSLLLLDGDSDH is encoded by the coding sequence ATGACGCCGCTTCCGAAAGATATCATCACCGAAATACTTTTCCGGCTACAAGTGAAGCCGCTGCTACGTTTTCAATGCGTTTCGAAGCCATTGTTTGCGTTAATCAACGGCCCATATTTCATCAACATGCACCTCCGTCGTTCCATCGAGAACAACAGAGAACGCACTCTCATTGCAGAGGAGACACCGTACAGTAATATGCCAAGAGATTTCTGCGGTCCACATTTCTATGCTCTAAACTTTTCCGACATTCCAAACATTTCCGACGATGATCTTGATTGGGCTCCACCGGTGAAAATCTTCCAGCCATTCTCCCTTCCAACTAAAATAAAACTTGACACTGCAATTATAGGCTGCTGCAACGGTCTGGTTTGCCTCCACACCTCTCTCTGTAGCGGATTATACAGAAACATCAATCCCATTGATCCCAGTGAAACTGTGATTTGGAACCCATTaatcagaaaatacaaaaaattaccctttaagCCGGTTGAAAATTCTGATAATTATGAATTAGAATTAGCATTTGGGTACGACCACGTCAACGACGACTACAAGGTTTTAAGGATTCTGAAGTACCGCAATCACCCGCAAGTTCTAAGAAAGGTTGATCATGTGTATAGTCTTAGAACACATTCGTGGAGAATAGTAGAAGACCAATGGCTTTACAAGGAATTGGGTTCGTTTATTTTTTCAGGCCCAGTTTCCTCGAACGGTGCTTTGCATTGGGTGGTTCGTGTGGAGGGGCGGTCACTAAGTACCATTGTCGCATTCGATCTCGCCACTGAGAAATTCCGAGTACATGCGCTTCCTTGCCCATTATtacaatcaaataatatatgtttggATGTCTTGAGAGGATGGCTTTGTGTTTGCAGCGATTATGATTGTAGATTTACACGCGTTTGGGTGATGAAGGAGTACGGAGTGGTGAGCAGTTGGACACCACTTGATACATTGGGGGAGACTCCTATCTACTGCAAGCCTTTAGTGTTCTCAAAGGACGGCAAAGAGGTTTTTATGAAGGAGAGTTTTAGGAGATGCTTTTGGGATGACATAAAAGATAATACGCTTAGCAGTAGGCTCAAATACTTTAAGAAATACACTCTTCTTGTGGGAAGCCTCCTTCTCCTTGATGGGGACAGTGACCATTGA